Proteins from a single region of Nodularia sp. LEGE 06071:
- a CDS encoding response regulator: MKSQVNSKPKILVVDDEPDNLDLLYRTFCRDYQVLRAISGPAALDLLAQEGNISVIISDQRMPIMSGTEFLSLTATQYPDIIRIILTGYTDVEDLVEAINAGKVFKYVTKPWESEELKALVRQALDTHNVLKARTRELTRTLRQESLLNGITNTIRSALDYRQILQAIVDTMGRMLEVDVCLLRPFQDGRLIDEGFIYQKVASSSPAAVLAETIWEVREVQVIYDVPGDQRIQGETPEFSQRAAAFATANISSSLIVPLIWQQELMAVLALHQCEQSRNWDKDEVNLVLMVVDQAALALSQAYAYEQVRALAKREALINTITTAIRSSLDPQDIFAAITQQLGQALQVDGSMLSLWAEEDEFVHCVGLYDSSHNSENSPHSPKRVLDSPVLLKTESPAAQIPKTPILQAILRTQEPVIIHDVSDCDLEIKGVDLPLKIPARSLMVVPLLADGKCIGSITLQEGQKVRKWLASDVELAKAVAAQAAIAVQQSRLYQKTREQAERLLQLDKQKTEFFQNISHEFRTPITLIQGPLESAVAVGEGLSHKQSAIALRNSRRLLRLVNQLLDLQRLDAGRMQPSFRPCNLVEFVSQIVESFRPYGEKKGLHLEIEMSECPPVYLDMEKFDKVVYNLLSNAMKFTPEGGTIRVKLQSEKNHCKLQVQDTGIGIAPAELPQLFERFRQAEGSENRSYEGSGLGLALVKELVEMHGGKVTVDSIYRKGTTFTLWLVTGHSHLPREQVVETPLELNTTRAKVELADLELVESTTENIENITANLLLDQSRQQSELPSLDGINQVSTQHSILVVDDNSDLRAYVSDILRRNGYQVQTARNGYEGFSQTQETAPSLIVTDLMMPMVTGLEMIRMIRNEENLKGTPIILLTAKVDEETRIESTENGADAYLAKPFNDRELLAEVRNLLALKANERRVLELNTYLTESVLKRFLPAVLVKKAAAGTLTLDLRPEPRLITVLFSDIVGFTQLANTLRSRRVAELLNEYLESMTKVVFNNGGTVDKFMGDAILALYGAPEELTPNEQVRRAISTARAMQSSLAELNQRWQDQGIFDNHGYAGVQFRCGIHQGTAVVGMFGSAERADYTAIGPSVNIAARLQAAAVPGTILVSAAVADYLQDEEITKGSPLKLKGIDETVLTFAVKPEIMANR; the protein is encoded by the coding sequence ATGAAATCTCAAGTAAACAGTAAGCCGAAAATTTTAGTTGTTGACGACGAACCGGATAACCTTGACTTGCTTTACCGCACCTTTTGTCGCGATTATCAGGTGTTGAGAGCAATATCTGGCCCGGCGGCACTGGATTTGCTAGCGCAAGAAGGCAATATTTCCGTGATCATCTCAGATCAGCGAATGCCGATCATGAGCGGTACGGAATTTTTAAGCCTGACAGCAACTCAATATCCAGATATTATTCGGATTATTTTAACTGGTTATACAGATGTCGAAGACTTAGTTGAAGCCATCAATGCTGGTAAGGTGTTCAAATATGTCACTAAACCCTGGGAATCAGAGGAACTCAAAGCTTTAGTTCGTCAAGCCTTAGATACCCATAACGTCCTTAAAGCCCGCACCCGTGAACTAACGCGGACTCTGCGCCAGGAATCACTGCTGAACGGAATTACAAATACGATCCGCAGCGCTCTAGACTATCGGCAAATTTTACAAGCAATTGTCGATACAATGGGTCGGATGTTGGAGGTTGATGTTTGCCTGTTACGTCCCTTTCAAGATGGGCGATTGATCGATGAAGGATTCATTTACCAGAAAGTTGCTTCTTCATCGCCCGCCGCTGTTTTGGCGGAAACTATTTGGGAAGTTCGCGAAGTTCAGGTGATTTACGATGTCCCTGGTGATCAGCGCATTCAGGGAGAAACACCCGAATTTTCTCAACGAGCCGCAGCTTTTGCGACAGCCAACATTTCCTCTAGTTTGATTGTACCTTTGATTTGGCAGCAGGAATTGATGGCAGTGCTGGCGCTACACCAGTGTGAACAATCCCGCAACTGGGACAAGGATGAGGTAAACCTGGTATTAATGGTGGTAGATCAGGCAGCCTTAGCTTTGTCTCAAGCCTATGCTTACGAACAGGTACGCGCCCTGGCTAAGAGAGAAGCCTTAATTAATACAATTACGACGGCAATTCGTTCTAGCTTAGACCCGCAAGATATTTTTGCGGCTATTACTCAACAATTGGGACAAGCCTTACAAGTCGATGGCTCGATGTTGTCTTTATGGGCTGAGGAAGATGAGTTTGTTCATTGTGTGGGCTTGTATGACAGTAGTCACAATTCGGAAAATTCCCCACATAGCCCCAAAAGAGTTTTAGATAGTCCTGTGCTTTTGAAGACGGAATCACCAGCAGCACAGATTCCCAAGACTCCGATCCTGCAAGCAATTTTACGGACTCAGGAGCCAGTGATAATTCACGATGTCAGCGATTGTGATCTAGAAATTAAGGGTGTCGATTTGCCTTTGAAAATTCCAGCGCGATCGCTAATGGTAGTTCCCCTACTGGCTGATGGCAAATGTATCGGTAGTATTACCCTACAAGAAGGTCAGAAAGTACGCAAATGGTTAGCGTCGGATGTCGAACTAGCTAAAGCAGTAGCAGCCCAAGCGGCGATCGCCGTGCAGCAATCACGCTTATACCAAAAAACTCGTGAGCAAGCCGAGCGCTTGTTACAACTAGACAAACAGAAAACCGAATTTTTTCAAAATATTTCCCATGAATTCCGCACTCCCATCACCTTAATTCAAGGGCCTTTAGAGTCTGCGGTAGCTGTCGGAGAAGGGTTATCTCATAAACAAAGTGCGATCGCCCTGCGTAACTCCCGCCGCCTATTAAGACTCGTCAACCAACTACTAGACCTGCAACGCCTAGATGCTGGCAGAATGCAGCCCAGTTTCCGCCCCTGTAATTTAGTGGAATTTGTCAGCCAAATTGTGGAATCATTCCGTCCCTACGGTGAAAAGAAGGGACTACATCTAGAGATAGAAATGAGTGAATGTCCTCCAGTCTACTTGGACATGGAAAAATTTGACAAAGTGGTTTACAATCTCCTGTCAAATGCCATGAAATTCACTCCGGAAGGTGGCACAATTCGGGTCAAATTGCAATCGGAAAAGAACCATTGCAAATTGCAAGTACAAGACACCGGAATTGGCATTGCTCCCGCAGAACTTCCCCAACTATTTGAGCGCTTTCGCCAAGCCGAAGGCTCAGAAAATCGCTCCTATGAAGGCAGTGGTTTGGGTTTGGCTTTAGTCAAAGAGTTAGTGGAAATGCACGGCGGCAAAGTCACTGTAGACTCAATTTATAGAAAAGGTACAACCTTTACCCTCTGGCTAGTTACTGGTCATTCTCACTTACCCAGAGAGCAAGTAGTAGAAACTCCTCTGGAATTAAATACGACTCGCGCCAAAGTAGAATTAGCTGATTTAGAACTTGTAGAATCAACCACAGAAAATATTGAAAATATTACAGCAAACCTATTATTAGATCAAAGCAGACAGCAATCAGAACTTCCTTCTCTAGACGGAATAAATCAAGTCTCTACTCAGCACTCTATTTTGGTTGTGGACGACAATTCGGATTTGCGAGCCTATGTATCGGATATACTGCGCCGCAACGGTTATCAAGTCCAAACAGCTCGCAACGGTTATGAAGGCTTCAGTCAAACTCAAGAAACTGCACCCAGCTTGATAGTTACTGACCTGATGATGCCTATGGTCACAGGATTAGAAATGATTCGGATGATCCGCAATGAGGAGAATTTAAAAGGCACACCAATCATTTTACTCACAGCCAAAGTTGATGAAGAAACCCGCATCGAAAGTACAGAAAATGGCGCGGATGCTTATTTAGCAAAACCATTTAATGACCGGGAACTTCTCGCAGAAGTCAGGAATCTGCTTGCATTGAAAGCAAATGAACGGCGAGTTTTAGAGCTAAATACTTATCTCACAGAATCAGTGCTAAAACGGTTTTTGCCGGCTGTATTAGTCAAAAAAGCCGCAGCCGGAACTTTAACCCTCGATTTGCGGCCAGAACCGCGCTTGATTACAGTTTTATTTAGTGACATCGTGGGTTTTACCCAGCTAGCAAATACCCTCAGATCCCGAAGAGTCGCAGAGTTGCTGAATGAATATTTAGAAAGCATGACCAAAGTTGTGTTTAATAATGGCGGCACCGTCGATAAATTTATGGGAGATGCTATTTTAGCTTTATACGGAGCGCCGGAAGAACTCACCCCCAACGAACAAGTCCGTCGTGCTATCAGCACAGCCAGAGCCATGCAAAGCTCACTAGCTGAGTTAAACCAGCGCTGGCAAGACCAAGGTATATTTGACAATCACGGCTATGCAGGCGTACAGTTTCGCTGTGGTATCCACCAGGGAACGGCAGTTGTGGGGATGTTTGGTAGCGCTGAACGTGCCGATTATACAGCTATTGGTCCGAGTGTAAATATTGCGGCTAGGTTGCAGGCGGCGGCTGTACCCGGTACTATTCTGGTTTCTGCTGCTGTGGCTGATTATTTACAAGACGAAGAAATTACTAAAGGTAGTCCGTTAAAACTGAAAGGGATCGATGAAACAGTTCTAACTTTTGCTGTTAAACCAGAAATCATGGCGAATCGCTAA
- a CDS encoding phosphate-starvation-inducible PsiE family protein translates to MYKRAKSRFLFCDRWLDRHTIVRNMEAFQDLIVIVLCFGLFAVMLIQLWGIFIAIMQSLEYQQVTAKILFVLILVELFRLLMVYLQEHSISVGVAVEVTIVSLLREVVVHGALEISGVKTAAICGLLFVLGGLLLVCAKTPHMDCMSANTKFCPITHQESIERQDDH, encoded by the coding sequence ATGTACAAGCGCGCCAAGAGTCGATTTTTATTTTGCGATCGCTGGCTGGATAGACACACAATAGTTCGCAACATGGAAGCCTTCCAAGACTTAATTGTGATTGTCTTATGTTTTGGTTTGTTCGCCGTCATGCTGATCCAGTTGTGGGGCATATTTATCGCCATCATGCAGTCATTAGAGTATCAACAGGTAACGGCAAAAATACTATTTGTGTTGATATTGGTCGAGTTATTTCGGCTACTAATGGTCTATTTGCAAGAACATAGTATTTCTGTGGGAGTAGCAGTTGAGGTCACAATTGTATCTCTATTGCGGGAAGTCGTAGTTCACGGAGCATTAGAGATTTCTGGGGTGAAGACAGCCGCAATTTGTGGTTTGCTGTTTGTTTTGGGTGGTTTACTGCTGGTATGTGCCAAAACACCACACATGGATTGCATGAGTGCTAACACCAAGTTCTGCCCCATTACCCATCAAGAAAGTATAGAAAGGCAAGATGACCATTGA
- a CDS encoding HEAT repeat domain-containing protein, translating into MGETRNRNSVGVNAKGKEKLQEAKAAKRDYDGNLWTDLDIATEAGVSEKTVERFFSGTTVSKKSAIAIAKALNLELTDLIDEIPTTPPPETTTTLINWREVCNKMLEPQRRITSNLLMQDESAKKERKQIYVPLALVERKKPEKRNKEDFLPDAGTRLYEPEYETQQRFEHEAFFSQILEQGEGKTKGKQIAVIGEPGAGKTTLLQTVAFWVLDKYLGLPIWISLADLARNGNFTDIQTYIDQNWLQQAILPTQLTQEVRDDLTNQIQQGRVWLLLDGVDEISAGSASQQPLEEISRQLTGWVGRSSRVVLTCRLNVWQADRNALETFETYRLLDFDYPQQVHQFIDNWFVEDIEKGERLKTELNSTERVRLRDLVQTPLRLTLLCSMWQSEEGNLPETKAGLYSQCVQQFYTWKQNRFPTQKKEKRELNQALGSLALRDINEGSSRFRLRESFISEELGYPDDETSLFYQALQLGWLNHVGIAAESPSQEKVYAFYHATFEEYFAALAVEDWDYFLNHVPENPEQGTYRIFEPQWKEVILLWLGREDIKKEQKKEEQKKEFIQALVEFEDGCKSQSQIPDWKGFYEYRAYFLAAAGIAEFKDCGLADAIVQQIVRWGFGYLNIKAQNARAVLIETDHKKAITALEELIRDSQDEYIRRQAADRLGKIAPHNPTAITALVELIRDSQDEYTRWQAALILENIAPNNPTVITALVELIRDSQDEDTRWQAAQILEKIAPNNPTVITALVELIRDSQDEDTRWQVALILEKIAPNNPTVITALVELIRDSQDEYTRMQAASTLGKIAANNPTAITALVELIRDSQSEYTRMQAASTLGKIAANNPTAVTALEELIRDSQDKDTRMQAAEILGKIAPNNPTVITALEELIRDSQSEDTRRQAALILGKIAPNDPTVITELVELIHDSQSEDTRRQAALILEKIAPNNPTAITALVELIRDSQSKSTRMQAAESLGKIAPNNPTAITALVELIRDSQSEDIRMQAALILGKIAPNNPTAITALVELIHDSQSEDTRRQAALILAKIAPNNPTAITALEELIRDSQSEYTRWQAAESLGKIAPNNPTAITALVELIRDSQSEDTRWQAAESLGKIAPNNPTAITALVELIRDSQSEYIRRLAAESLRNIAPNNPTAITALVELIRDSQSEDIRRLAAESLRKLLTEAENMAAVVTTLKNHLSNEAYKVIWHCAQTMTYPAFYQAWHS; encoded by the coding sequence ATGGGAGAAACACGGAACCGCAATAGTGTTGGAGTCAATGCAAAAGGAAAAGAGAAACTACAAGAGGCTAAAGCAGCGAAACGTGATTATGATGGCAACCTTTGGACTGACTTGGATATTGCGACGGAAGCGGGTGTAAGTGAAAAAACTGTTGAACGGTTTTTCAGTGGTACAACTGTTAGCAAGAAAAGTGCCATTGCGATCGCCAAAGCCTTAAATTTAGAACTAACAGACTTAATCGATGAAATACCTACGACTCCGCCACCTGAAACTACAACGACTCTCATCAACTGGCGCGAAGTATGTAACAAAATGCTGGAACCGCAGCGCCGGATAACCAGCAACCTTCTGATGCAAGATGAATCCGCCAAAAAAGAAAGAAAGCAGATTTATGTTCCCCTAGCACTGGTGGAGAGAAAGAAACCAGAGAAACGCAACAAAGAGGACTTTTTGCCAGATGCGGGAACACGTCTTTATGAACCGGAGTATGAAACCCAGCAGCGATTTGAACATGAAGCTTTTTTCAGTCAAATTCTAGAACAGGGCGAAGGTAAAACCAAAGGTAAGCAGATAGCAGTAATTGGAGAACCGGGTGCAGGGAAAACAACTCTACTGCAAACCGTTGCTTTTTGGGTATTAGACAAATATTTAGGCTTACCAATCTGGATTTCTCTAGCAGACTTGGCGCGAAATGGCAATTTTACAGATATTCAAACCTATATAGATCAAAATTGGCTTCAGCAAGCAATTCTGCCCACACAACTAACTCAAGAAGTCCGGGATGACTTGACAAACCAAATTCAGCAAGGGCGAGTGTGGCTGCTGTTGGATGGGGTGGATGAAATATCAGCAGGTTCAGCGTCTCAACAGCCATTAGAAGAAATTTCTCGTCAGTTAACTGGATGGGTAGGGCGTTCATCGCGGGTAGTGTTAACTTGTCGGCTAAATGTTTGGCAAGCAGATCGTAATGCCCTAGAAACCTTTGAAACCTATCGCCTACTGGACTTTGACTATCCCCAACAGGTGCATCAGTTTATTGATAACTGGTTTGTGGAAGATATTGAAAAAGGAGAACGGTTAAAGACAGAATTAAACTCAACTGAACGGGTGCGCTTGCGGGATTTGGTGCAAACTCCCCTGCGGTTAACGCTGTTATGTAGTATGTGGCAAAGTGAAGAGGGGAATTTACCAGAGACCAAGGCGGGACTGTATTCTCAGTGTGTGCAGCAGTTCTACACTTGGAAACAAAACCGTTTCCCCACCCAGAAAAAAGAAAAACGAGAGTTAAACCAAGCTTTAGGAAGTTTAGCCCTGCGGGATATCAATGAAGGTAGTTCGCGGTTCCGGTTGCGGGAAAGTTTTATCAGTGAGGAACTGGGATATCCAGATGATGAAACTTCACTATTTTACCAAGCATTACAACTCGGCTGGCTAAATCATGTAGGAATTGCGGCTGAATCTCCCAGCCAAGAAAAAGTTTATGCCTTCTACCATGCCACCTTTGAGGAATATTTTGCAGCCTTAGCTGTTGAGGATTGGGACTATTTTCTGAATCACGTTCCTGAGAACCCAGAACAAGGAACCTATCGCATATTTGAACCACAGTGGAAAGAGGTAATTTTGCTGTGGTTGGGACGAGAAGATATAAAAAAAGAGCAGAAAAAAGAAGAGCAGAAGAAAGAATTTATTCAGGCATTGGTAGAATTTGAGGATGGGTGTAAAAGTCAGAGTCAAATTCCTGATTGGAAAGGATTTTATGAATACCGTGCCTATTTTCTAGCCGCGGCCGGAATTGCCGAGTTTAAAGATTGTGGTTTGGCAGATGCAATTGTGCAGCAAATCGTCAGATGGGGCTTTGGTTATTTAAATATTAAAGCACAGAATGCTAGGGCTGTACTCATAGAAACAGATCACAAAAAAGCTATCACTGCATTAGAAGAGTTAATTCGTGATTCTCAAGATGAATATATCCGTAGGCAAGCGGCAGATAGGTTAGGAAAAATAGCGCCGCATAATCCCACTGCGATCACTGCATTAGTGGAGTTAATTCGTGATTCTCAAGATGAATATACCCGTTGGCAAGCGGCATTGATTTTAGAAAATATAGCACCGAATAATCCCACTGTGATCACTGCATTAGTGGAGTTAATTCGTGATTCTCAAGATGAAGATACCCGTTGGCAAGCGGCACAGATTTTAGAAAAAATAGCACCCAATAATCCCACTGTGATCACTGCATTAGTGGAGTTAATTCGTGATTCTCAAGATGAAGATACCCGTTGGCAAGTGGCATTGATCTTAGAAAAAATAGCACCCAATAATCCCACTGTGATCACTGCATTAGTGGAGTTAATTCGTGATTCTCAAGATGAATATACCCGTATGCAAGCGGCATCGACTTTAGGAAAAATAGCAGCCAATAATCCCACTGCGATCACTGCATTAGTGGAGTTAATTCGTGATTCTCAATCTGAATATACCCGTATGCAAGCGGCATCGACTTTAGGAAAAATAGCAGCCAATAATCCCACTGCGGTCACTGCATTAGAGGAGTTAATTCGTGATTCTCAAGATAAAGATACTCGTATGCAAGCGGCAGAGATTTTAGGAAAAATAGCACCCAATAATCCCACTGTAATCACTGCATTAGAGGAGTTAATTCGTGATTCTCAATCTGAAGATACCCGTAGGCAAGCGGCATTGATTTTAGGAAAAATAGCACCCAATGATCCCACTGTGATCACTGAATTAGTGGAGTTAATTCATGATTCTCAATCTGAAGATACCCGTAGGCAAGCGGCATTGATTTTGGAAAAAATAGCACCCAATAATCCCACTGCTATCACTGCATTAGTGGAGTTAATTCGTGATTCTCAATCTAAATCGACTCGTATGCAAGCGGCAGAGAGTTTAGGAAAAATAGCACCCAATAATCCCACTGCTATCACTGCATTAGTGGAGTTAATTCGTGATTCTCAATCTGAAGATATCCGTATGCAAGCGGCATTGATTTTAGGAAAAATAGCACCCAATAATCCCACTGCTATCACTGCATTAGTGGAGTTAATTCATGATTCTCAATCTGAAGATACCCGTAGGCAAGCGGCATTGATTTTAGCAAAAATAGCACCCAATAATCCCACTGCTATCACTGCATTAGAGGAGTTAATTCGTGATTCTCAATCTGAATATACCCGTTGGCAAGCGGCAGAGAGTTTAGGAAAAATAGCACCCAATAATCCCACTGCTATCACTGCATTAGTGGAGTTAATTCGTGATTCTCAATCTGAAGATACCCGTTGGCAAGCGGCAGAGAGTTTAGGAAAAATAGCACCCAATAATCCCACTGCTATCACTGCATTAGTGGAGTTAATTCGTGATTCTCAATCTGAATATATCCGTAGGCTAGCGGCAGAGAGTTTAAGAAATATAGCACCCAATAATCCCACTGCGATCACTGCATTAGTGGAGTTAATTCGTGATTCTCAATCTGAAGATATCCGTAGGCTAGCGGCAGAGAGTTTAAGAAAATTGTTAACAGAAGCTGAGAATATGGCAGCAGTTGTCACCACTTTAAAAAATCACTTATCAAATGAGGCTTACAAAGTTATCTGGCACTGCGCCCAAACTATGACTTATCCAGCGTTTTATCAAGCTTGGCATAGCTAG
- a CDS encoding tetratricopeptide repeat protein, whose amino-acid sequence MELSFYQYPIVGIVSLVILGESMLFPSPSYPTPLLAQYSLPTSTILLNQGLQAIQAGRVQDAIAAFQQATQLDPNLAAAHYNLGLALRQTGQLKPAADAFYQATQADPKFAPAFANLGGALLEGSNLQQAGDYLERALELDPKLGFAHYNLGLLRQQQQDWDRAIASFKKAIEYSKNSPEAPYHLGMCYLQQGKINPARDAFRQAIKINPKYPEAHYNLGTIWFNEGKNQEALEAFRKSAAANANYPNAYYGAGLVFMQQKQYAQATQVLQYAKDLYNAQGNPQWARNAEQLLQQVQNLNYQPR is encoded by the coding sequence ATGGAATTATCATTTTATCAATATCCTATTGTCGGGATAGTGAGTTTAGTCATACTTGGTGAAAGTATGCTTTTCCCATCACCTAGTTACCCCACACCCTTATTAGCACAATATAGTTTGCCAACATCCACAATTTTGTTAAATCAAGGTTTACAGGCAATTCAGGCGGGAAGAGTCCAAGATGCGATCGCAGCTTTTCAACAAGCAACTCAACTAGATCCCAATTTAGCAGCAGCGCATTATAATTTAGGGTTAGCACTGCGACAAACAGGACAATTAAAACCGGCGGCTGATGCCTTTTATCAAGCAACACAAGCTGACCCCAAATTTGCCCCAGCCTTTGCTAATTTAGGTGGGGCGTTATTAGAAGGAAGTAATTTACAGCAAGCGGGTGATTATTTAGAACGAGCCTTAGAACTAGACCCCAAGCTAGGTTTTGCCCACTATAACTTGGGATTGCTACGACAGCAGCAACAAGATTGGGATAGAGCGATCGCATCTTTTAAAAAAGCGATAGAGTATAGTAAAAATTCCCCAGAAGCACCCTATCATCTAGGAATGTGTTATCTCCAGCAAGGTAAAATCAATCCAGCTAGAGATGCCTTTCGCCAAGCTATTAAAATTAATCCCAAATATCCTGAAGCTCATTACAATCTCGGTACAATTTGGTTTAATGAAGGCAAAAATCAAGAAGCATTAGAAGCTTTTAGAAAATCAGCCGCAGCTAATGCTAATTATCCCAATGCTTATTATGGCGCTGGGTTAGTTTTTATGCAGCAAAAGCAATATGCACAAGCAACGCAAGTTTTGCAATATGCCAAAGATTTATACAATGCTCAAGGTAATCCCCAATGGGCTAGGAATGCCGAACAATTGTTGCAACAAGTACAAAATTTAAATTACCAACCTCGCTGA
- the radC gene encoding RadC family protein, which produces MTYCLRIADIPTDERPRERLMTHGPKILATAELIAILLGTGQGPGKLSAVGLGQYLLQELSKHQRDPLAVLREVTPAELMQIPGIGPAKATTILAAIELGKRAFQFRPSDSTPIDNPIVAAAALSQDLMWQTQERFAVLLLDVKNRLLGTQVITIGTATETLASPRDIFREIIRQGATRAIIAHNHPSGNVEPSNEDIELTRQLLSGAQLLGIPLLDHLILGNGNHQSLRETTNLWAEYPQAD; this is translated from the coding sequence ATGACCTATTGTCTCAGAATTGCCGATATCCCCACAGATGAGCGTCCCCGTGAGCGTTTAATGACCCACGGCCCCAAAATTTTAGCCACGGCCGAGTTAATTGCCATACTTTTAGGAACTGGTCAAGGGCCAGGCAAACTTTCCGCCGTAGGATTAGGACAATATTTATTACAGGAACTGAGTAAACACCAACGTGACCCCTTAGCTGTGCTGCGAGAAGTCACCCCCGCGGAATTAATGCAAATTCCTGGTATTGGCCCAGCAAAAGCCACAACTATCTTAGCGGCAATTGAACTGGGGAAACGTGCCTTTCAATTTCGTCCCTCAGACAGTACACCCATTGATAACCCCATAGTGGCGGCGGCGGCACTTAGTCAAGACCTGATGTGGCAAACCCAAGAACGTTTTGCTGTATTGCTCTTAGATGTCAAAAATCGGTTATTGGGAACCCAAGTAATTACCATCGGTACTGCCACCGAAACCTTAGCATCTCCCCGTGACATTTTTCGAGAAATCATTCGTCAAGGTGCAACGCGGGCAATTATTGCTCATAATCATCCTTCAGGTAACGTAGAACCTAGCAACGAAGATATAGAATTAACCCGTCAATTGTTATCCGGGGCGCAGCTTTTGGGCATCCCCTTATTAGATCACTTGATTTTGGGTAATGGTAATCACCAAAGCTTACGTGAAACTACTAATTTATGGGCTGAATATCCCCAAGCTGATTGA
- a CDS encoding NAD(P)H-quinone oxidoreductase subunit 4, which yields MNTVNFPWLTTIILLPIAASLLIPIIPDKDGKTVRWYSLIVGLIDFALIVYAFSNAYDFSNPDLQMVESYPWVNQLDLNWSVGADGLSMPLIILTGFISTLAILAAWPVTFKPKLFYFLILAMYGGQIAVFAVQDMLLFFLVWELELVPIYFLLSIWGGKKRQYAATKFILYTAGGSLFILLSALTMGFYGDTVTFDMRALALKDFALNFQLALYAGFLIAYAVKLPIIPLHTWLPDAHGEATAPVHMLLAGILLKMGGYALIRMNAQMLPDAHAYFAPVLVVLGVVNIIYAALTSFAQRNLKRKIAYSSISHMGFVLIGIASFTDLGLSGAVLQMVSHGLIGASLFFLVGATYDRTHTLMLDEMGGVGKRMKKIFALFTTCSMASLALPGMSGFVAELMIFVGFATSDAYSSTFKVIVVFLMAVGVILTPIYLLSMLREIFYGEENEELVSHQALIDAEPREVFIVACLLVPIIGIGFYPKLLTQMYDATTVQLTARLRDSVPTLAQQKEVPQISLKAPELVR from the coding sequence ATGAATACAGTTAATTTCCCGTGGCTGACGACCATTATTTTGTTACCGATAGCCGCGTCGCTACTGATTCCCATCATCCCAGATAAAGACGGCAAAACAGTGCGCTGGTATTCCCTGATTGTGGGGTTAATAGATTTTGCACTAATTGTTTACGCTTTTTCTAATGCTTACGACTTCTCCAATCCAGATTTGCAGATGGTGGAGAGTTACCCCTGGGTAAACCAACTGGATTTGAATTGGTCAGTAGGGGCTGATGGCTTGTCCATGCCTCTGATTATTTTGACTGGGTTTATTTCCACGCTAGCGATTTTAGCAGCTTGGCCTGTAACGTTCAAGCCAAAACTATTTTATTTCTTGATTCTGGCGATGTATGGCGGTCAAATTGCCGTGTTCGCCGTTCAAGATATGCTGTTATTTTTCTTGGTGTGGGAACTGGAACTGGTACCGATTTACTTTCTGCTGTCGATTTGGGGAGGCAAAAAGCGACAATATGCAGCGACTAAATTTATTTTATACACTGCCGGTGGGTCGCTGTTTATTTTGCTGTCTGCCCTGACAATGGGATTTTACGGCGATACGGTGACGTTCGATATGCGCGCCCTCGCTTTGAAAGATTTCGCCCTCAATTTTCAGTTAGCATTATACGCTGGGTTCCTGATTGCTTATGCAGTCAAGTTGCCGATTATTCCCCTGCATACGTGGCTACCAGATGCCCACGGTGAAGCTACAGCGCCAGTGCATATGTTGCTAGCCGGGATTTTGCTGAAAATGGGCGGTTACGCGTTAATTCGCATGAATGCCCAAATGCTGCCCGATGCCCATGCTTATTTTGCCCCTGTGTTAGTGGTTTTGGGGGTAGTGAATATCATCTACGCCGCCCTGACATCTTTCGCCCAGAGGAACTTGAAGCGAAAAATTGCCTACTCCTCAATTTCTCACATGGGGTTTGTCCTGATTGGTATTGCTTCGTTCACCGATTTAGGATTGAGTGGCGCAGTTTTACAAATGGTTTCCCACGGATTAATTGGGGCGAGTTTGTTCTTCCTTGTCGGTGCGACTTATGACCGGACACACACCCTGATGTTAGATGAAATGGGTGGTGTTGGTAAGAGGATGAAAAAGATTTTCGCTCTGTTCACCACTTGTTCTATGGCTTCTTTAGCATTGCCAGGAATGAGCGGTTTTGTAGCAGAATTAATGATCTTTGTCGGCTTTGCCACCAGCGATGCTTATAGCTCCACTTTTAAAGTTATCGTGGTGTTTTTGATGGCAGTTGGAGTAATTTTAACTCCTATTTATTTGCTGTCGATGTTGCGAGAAATTTTCTATGGTGAAGAAAACGAAGAATTAGTTTCTCACCAAGCTTTGATTGATGCTGAACCTCGCGAAGTGTTTATCGTTGCTTGTTTGTTAGTGCCTATTATTGGGATTGGATTTTATCCCAAGTTACTAACTCAGATGTATGACGCGACAACTGTACAGTTAACAGCAAGGTTGCGTGATTCTGTGCCGACTTTAGCACAGCAAAAAGAAGTGCCTCAGATTTCTTTGAAAGCGCCGGAACTTGTTCGTTAA